ACCGTGCGGTCGCGGCGGGCGATGCCCGTGCCGCCGGTCGTGATCACGGCGTCCGTGTCCGGCGCGGCGAGCCAGGCGCGCACCGTGTCCGCGATGGCATCGGCCTCGTCGCGGACGATGGCGTGGGCAACGATCACGTGTCCGGCTTCGGCGAGGCGTTCCCGCAGGAGGCGACCGCCCGTGTCCGTCGCCTCGGTGCGCGTGTCGGAGACGGTGAGCACGGCGACGCGCACCCCGCCCACCTGCGCCTCCGCCGCGGCGCGGTGGCCGGACGGACCCTGGGCCGCGGAAGTGCGGACGGGGATCGGTTGAGAGCCCGGCTCCGGACGATGCCCCTGTTCAGTCACCGCCGGAGCCTCCTTGGAGCATGCGCTCCAGAAGCACCACGGCGTTGTTGTGTTCCTGGTCCCGCGCGGCATAGAGGAGGGTCAGCCGCCCCTCCTGCGCCCAGCGCAGCAGTTCGGAGAGGGCGTCGGCGCGCTCGGGCGCCTCGAGTTCCTGCAGGTAGCGAGTGCGGAACTCTTCCCAGCGATCGGGATCGTGGCCGAACCAGCGGCAGAGCTCGGGGCTCGGCGCCACGTCCCGCAGCCAGGCGTCCAGGCGGGCCGCTTCCTTGGAGACGCCGCGCGGCCAAAGCCGGTCGACGAGAACGCGGCGGCCGTCGTCCGGAGCCGGGGGTTCGTAGATCCGCTTCACGCGCACGTCCATCCGTATGCACCTCCCCCCGCGCCGCCGGCGCGCGCCGCCG
The window above is part of the Clostridia bacterium genome. Proteins encoded here:
- a CDS encoding MogA/MoaB family molybdenum cofactor biosynthesis protein, yielding MPRGTRNTTTPWCFWSACSKEAPAVTEQGHRPEPGSQPIPVRTSAAQGPSGHRAAAEAQVGGVRVAVLTVSDTRTEATDTGGRLLRERLAEAGHVIVAHAIVRDEADAIADTVRAWLAAPDTDAVITTGGTGIARRDRTVEALRPLVEREIPGFGEIFRWLSFQEIGAAAILSGAFAGVAGGKLLVCLPGSQGAVRLALEAILLPELRHLVWELRR
- a CDS encoding DUF488 domain-containing protein; amino-acid sequence: MDVRVKRIYEPPAPDDGRRVLVDRLWPRGVSKEAARLDAWLRDVAPSPELCRWFGHDPDRWEEFRTRYLQELEAPERADALSELLRWAQEGRLTLLYAARDQEHNNAVVLLERMLQGGSGGD